TGAACTCCTGGGAGTGGACCGACGACCTCGGCGAGATGGCCTCGGCCGCGGCCGGGGGGCTGCGCATCTCCAACCACTCCTACGGGCACGTCAGGGGATGGCTCACGTCGTACGATCCGCCCTACTGGTTCGGCGACGTGGCAATCAGCAAGACGAGGGACTACCTCTTCGGCTTCTACAGCGAGGAGACGCGCGGCTGGGACGAGGTGCTGAGCGCCGCGCCCTACTACCTCGCGGTCGTCTCCGCCGGGAACGACCGCAACGACGCCGTCGAGCCGGGCACGCGGCACCGCTACTGGGACGACGTCGCCGGGACGTGGGCCTACAGCACGGACACCCGCGAGCCCGACGGCGGGGCGCTGGGCTTCGACTGCCTTCCCGACGGCAACGGCACGGCGAAGAATACCCTCGTCGTCGCCGCGGCCGAGGACGTACCCGACTACGGCGGCCCGGACAGCGTCGGCATGTCCTACTTCTCCTCGTGGGGGCCGACCGACGACGGACGCATCAAGCCCGACATCGCCGGCAACGGCGTGGCGCTCTTTTCGGCGAGCAACGCCTCCGACTCCTCCTACGTCGTCTACAGCGGCACATCGATGGCCTCGCCGAACGTCTGCGGATCGCTCGCGCTCCTGCAGGACTATTACACCGACGTCCACGGGACGCCGATGCGCGCGGCCACCCTCAAGGCCCTCGCGCTCCACACGGCCCGCGAGGCGGGCCCAGCTCCCGGCCCCGATTACATGTTCGGCTGGGGGCTCCTCGACGCGCTCGCCGCCTGGCGGCTGATCGCGGCGGACGAGGAGGGCACGAAGGGGCTCATCCAGGAGCTGTCCCTCGACGAGGGCGAACAGATCGAGCTGTACTACGAGAGCGACGGCACGGCGCCGCTGCGGGCGACGATCTCGTGGACCGACCCGCCGGGCGAGGTGCCCGAACCGGCTCTCGATCCGCGCGAGCCCCGGCTCGTCAACGATCTCGACCTGCGGATCGCGCGAGACGGCGGCGGTGGTGAGGAGCATCTCCCGTGGCGGCTCGATCCCGACGATCCGGCCGCCCCCGCGGCGCGTGGCGACAACGCGGCGGACAACGTCGAGCAGGTCGTCGTGGATTTCCCCGAGGCGGGCGTCTACATCCTCCGCGTGACCCACAAGAAATCGCTCGAGGGCGGCGCGCAGGATTTCTCCCTCGTCGTCTCGGGGGGCGTGCGGGCGCGCACCTGGCACGTCTTCCCCGACGGCTCCGGGGACGCGCCGGACGTCGCCTCGGCCGTGGCGGCAGCCGCGCCGGGCGACCAGATCTTCCTCTTCCCCGGCATCCACGAGGCGCACGACGTCGTCGTCGACAAGCCCCTCGTCATCCGGGGGGCCGGCGGGAGGGTGGCGACCGTCGTCGACGCCGGCGGACGGGGCCGGGGCTTCCTTCTCGGCGCCGGGACGGGGCCGGTGCTTCTCGCCGACCTCACCGTCCGCGGGGGCGTCGCGCCCGCGGCGGGGCGCGGCCGCGGCGGCGGCGTGCTCGTGACGGGGCCCGGCGTGACGATCGACAACTGCCTCGTCGCCGATTGCCGGGCGGCGGCGGGCGGCGGGATCGCCGCGGTCGGCGCGGCGCCGGCGATCCGCGGCTGCCGAATCGAGGGCAACAGCGCCGGCGAGGGCGGGGGGATCTATCTTCTCGGCGCCGACGCGGCCGTCTCGAAGTGCGTCATCGCCTGGAACGAGGCGACGATCTCGGGCGGCGGCGTGTATGCCGAGGGGGCCGCGCCGCGGATCGCGAGGAGCACGATCGCCCGCAACCGGGCGCGCGCCGGGGGCGGCGTGGCGGCGGGGCCGAACGCCGAGATCGCCGTCGAATCCTCGATCGTCGCCTTCAACGGGGGCGGCGGTCTCCACGCCGGCCGGATGGGCGAGGTGTCGGTCTCCTGCAGCGACGTCTGGGGCAACGAGGACGGCGACTGGACCGGGGAATCGCGCGACGGCACGGGCACGGACGGCGTCATCGCCGCCGATCCCGCCTTCTGCGGCGAGGAGACGATGGACATCGCCGATTCCTCGCCCTGCCGCCCGGCGGGGAACCCCTGCGGCGTCCTCATGGGTGCCGGCGAGGTGAGCTGCCACACGCGGAGCTACTGGTACGTGCGCGCCGACGGCGCGGGGGACATGCCAACGATCCAGGCGGCGATCGACGGCGCGGCGCCGGGCGACACGATCCTGCTCGCGCCGGGCACGTACACCGGCACGGGGAACCGCGAGATCAACTTCATGGGCAAGCAGCTCGTCCTGCGGTCGGAGGCGGGGCCGGAGTTGACCGTGATCGACTGCTTCGATCCCACCGGGGAGGCCTTCCACGGTTTCTTCTTCAACCACGGCGAGGATACCCTCTCGGTCCTCTCCGGCGTCACGGTAACCGGCGCGGCGGGGGGCGGCGTGGTGATCCAGGACGCCAGCCCGCTCGTCACGGGCTGCATCGTCTCCGGCAACCGCTACGACGGCGGCTACCGCGGGGGCGGCATCTACGTGAACAGCTCCTCGGCCGTCATCCGCGACTGCCGGATCACCGGCAACGCCGCGTCGCCGAACGGCGGCGGCATCTACTGCACCGGCGCCGAGCCGCTCGTCGAGAGATGCATCGTCTCGGGCAACACGGCCACCGATTACGGCGGCGGCGTCGGCGTGCGCAGCTCCTCGGCCATCACCTTCCGCTCCTGCCGCATCGAGGAGAACACCGCCACGGGGAATTCGGGCGGGGGGATCCACGGGCTCTATTCCGACATGGTCGTCGAGGACTGCCTCTTCCTCGGCAACCACGCCGGGGCGATCGGCGGTGGGCTCTACAACGGCATGGGCAACACCTGCGTGGTGACGAACACGATCATCGCGTTCAACACCGCGTCGAGCGCCGGGGCCGGCGTCTACAGCGCGAGGGACCTCTTCATGGAGGCGTGCACCGTGGCCGGCAATTCCTCGCCGTGGTACGGCTCGGGGCTCGAGCTCTACAACGGCGCGGACAACGAGATCGTGCGCACGATCGTCGCCTTCAACGGCCCCGCCCAGGGGATCTACTCGATCTCGGGCGAGGCGGTCGTCTCCTGCTCGGACGTCTACGGCAACGAGGGCGGCGGTTACGGCGGCGGCACTCCCGACCAGACGGGGCTGAACGACAACATCGCCGCCGACCCGCTCTTCTGCGATCTCGACGCGGAATCCTTCGGGCTCCTCGCTTTGTCCCCCTGCCTGCCCGTGGAGAGTCCCTGCGGTGAACTCATCGGCGCCCGCGGCGCGGGGTGCGGCCTGTTGCCCGACCTCGTCGTCTCGACGGTCCGCGCGGAGACGACCGAGGCGGCCGGCGAGGACACGGTGGCCGTCGACGTCGTCGTGCGCAACGAGGGCGACGCCGCGGCGGACACCTTTCTCGTGGAGCTCTCCGCCTACGACGTGATCCAGGAGGAGACCCTCGCCGACCCGCCGGTGAACGAACTTCTCGCGATGGTGCCCGGCCTCGCCCCCGGGGAGAGCGCGACGATGCGCTTCCTCCTCGCGAGGGCCGCCCCCGCTTCGTGGTACGGCACGGCCGTCGCCGATCCGAATGACGATGTCGCTGAATCCGACGAGATGCACAACGAGGGAGCGCCGGTGCGGATCGTGTGGGGCGCCCCCGCAGGCGGCGAGCTCTTCACCCAGATGCGTCCGCCCTGGCCGAATCCGACGTCAGGGGAAACCGGCATCCTCTTCGAGATCCGCGAGCGCTGCCCCGTCGAGATCGTCGTCTACGACGTCGCCGGCCGGCGCGTCCGCGTGCTGCAACGCGGCGTCGTCGAGGCGGGGCGGCACCATGCGGCGTGGGACGGCCGGAACGAGGCGGGACGCGCGGCCGCGCCGGGGATCTACTTCGTCCGGTTCCGGGCGGGGGCGGTCGAACGGACGCGCAAGGTCATTCTCCTCCGCTGAGCACGGTCAGTCTCCGCGCATCTTCGCCTCGCGCGCCGCCTTCCGTTCGCTGTAGCGCTCGTCCAGTTCGTTGTGGAGGAACTGGATGTAGAGCTCCGTCTCCGGCTTCTTCGTGATGCGGCGAAGCGTCACCGACATTCCCGGCGCCTTGAGCCAGTATGTCTTGTACGCCATCTCGATCGTGCCGTCCGGCGAGGTGGCCTCCATGCCGTACCATTCCTCGAGACGCCGGCGCAGCGTGTTGAGCGTGGAAACGTTCGTGTTGCGGAAGTAGACGATCACCTCCATCAGGCAACCGTCGAGAAAGGTGAGACGGGCGTGGTCGATGCCGCGCACGTCGGCCAGGGGCGCCGAGAAGCGATACATCTCGCCGCGCGGGCCGCTGCGCGGATCGGGGAGCCGCTCCCACGAGGCGCGACCCTTCGCGCGGGCGAAGACGTCCGTTTTCGACTCACCGAGATAGAAGCCGTAGACGGCGTTCTCGAGCCGGGCGGCATCGCACGCCGGCTCCCCTTTGCAGGAGGGGAGGAGGAGCGGGAAAAGGGCCAGGAGGATCGTGCCCGTCGCCGCGCGTCTCATGCCGTTTCCTCCCGAGGCTTGCGAAGGAGGGTGAAGAGCCCGCCGACGCCGATCGAGAGCATGATGAACGCCTGGATCCACGTCTTCGGCGGGATCAGGCCCTTCGAGCGCCAGACAAACCAGGGCATCAGGCCGGAGAGGACGATCAGCAGCCCGTAGATGAAGAACATCGCCCCGCGGGCTTTCGCCCGCGTCGCCGTCGTGTCCTCGCCGAAGACCCGGTTGTAGAGCAGCAGCAGCAGCATCGTCGCCACGCCGAGGACGGCGAAGACGAGCCAGAAGTTCCTGAGCGTCGAGACGATCTCCGGCGAGAGCATCCCGAGGGCCGGGTTGAAGTCCGGTCGGCGCAGGAGCGGCTTGAGGATGGCGTTGTAGGCCTCGCCGCCGACGTTCGAGCCGACGAGCGAGCCGATCACGCCGTAGAGGAATGCGTATCCCATGTAGACGGCCTTCTTGTCCTGCGGGGCGACGAGGCCGATGTAGCTGTAGTACTTTGGATGGCAGGTCATCTCGCCGATCGAGAAGACGGCGATACCGAGGATGAAGATCCACGCGTGCTGCGATGAGGCGAGCACGAGGAAGCCGAGCGCGCCGATCAGCACGCCGCCCACCATCGTCGGCAGCGCCTTGAAGCGCTTGACGACGAGGTTGACGAGGACCTGCAGCACCACGATCGTGCCCGCGTTGATCACCGTGACGTGCTCGGGCCCGAGGGCGAACCCGCCGAGCCCGATCCGGGCGAAGAAGCGGTTCACCGGCGCCGGATCGATGAAGTCGCGCAGGTACCAGAGCACCGAGCCGAAATTCTGGAAGTAGAGGATCCAGAAGCAGGAGTAGACGAAGATGAGGAGCATGAACCGCGCGTCGGAGAGGACCATGATCGCGCCGCCGAGCACCTCGCCGAGCGATTTCGTGCTCTTCGGCTTCGGCGGGTCGCGGTAGATGAAGATCGTGGGGATCAGCATCGCGAAGCAGTAGAGGGAGCTGGCGATGAAGACCCACCGCCAGGAGAAGCCGCGGTAGAGCCAGCCGGCCACGAGCGGCGCGACGAGGGCGCCGAGGTTGATCATCCAGTAGTAGACCCCGAACCCGAATCCCGAGTTCTTCTCGGTCGTCGACCGGGCGATCGTCCCCGAGATGATCGGCTTGAAGAGGCCGGAGCCTGTGGCCATGAGGAGCAGGGAGGCGAAGATGATGCCGTAGCTCGTCACGTGACCGGAGATGAAATATCCGGCGGTGAGGAGCGAGAATGCCGCCAAAAGCATCCGGCGGTAGCCGTAGCGGTCGGCGAGCGCCCCCCCGAGGATCGGGAAGACGTACGTGACGGCGTAGACGAAGCCCTGGAGCAGCCCGACCATGTCCTCCCGGAAACCGAGGCCGCCGTCGGCGACCTTGCCGGACAGGTAGATGGCGAGGACGGCGTTGAGGCCGTAGTAGGCCCCCCGCTCGAAGAGCTCCATGACGTTCGCCACCCAGAAGGTGCGCGGGAAGGATCCGATCCCTCCGCTGTTCTCGGTGCGTTCGGGCACGGCAGACACATCCTTTCGCCGGCGGCGCGGCCGCACGGGCGGCGCCCGGCCGATACGGCTGGGTATGATGGCGTTCCGGCACGCCTGAACGTGCCGGGAATGGTCAAGGATACCAGATGGACGCGGGCCGGGGAAAGCGGAATTCCGCCCGGTTTACCGGCCGTGTCGTCGATGGGCGGCCTGATCGTCAGCAGTGGAAGCGGAGCTCGAAATTCCCGATCCGGATCCGGTCGTTGTTCTGCAGGTCGTTCCGGTGAATCTCCCGGCCGTTCAGCGCCGTTCCGTGACGGGTGTTCAGATCCTCGATCTGGTAGCCGCCGCCCCGGCGCCGGATGACGGCGTGCTGCCCGGCGACGAAGGCGTGGTCGAGACAGATGTCGTTGTCGACGGAGGATCCCAGGGTCGTGGCGTCCTTCCGGATGGCGATCTCGAGGCCGGCAAAGCAGCCATTCGTGATCGTCAATCGAGCATTCCGCGTCGCTTTGCGGCGGTTCATCACCGCGGTGCCGTTGCCGCGAGAGCCTTTCTTTCCAGACACTTGCACACCTTTCGAACGAGCGTGGCCGTCGTGCGGCGGGTGGGTTCGGGATGACGGAACGGCAAATACCGCAAGAAACGTACCATCCGGGAACACGGCGGCCTCCCGCGGAGGGCTATCGGGCCGCCGGCTCGAAGACGACCTCGCTGCGGCGGCCGGAGTGGTCGAAGGAGATGCGGGCCTCGCCCCGTTCGAACAAGCGGCGCCAGGTGAGGATGCTGTCCGGGCGCCCCTCCCGTGCGGCCGGCCCGAGGGGAAGGCCGCAGTCCACGGCGAGCTGCCAGCCGGTGAAGACCGATCCCTCGTAGTGCTCGGTATAGCAGCAGCCGGCGATGAGGCTCGCCACGAGGCAGAACCAGTTGTTCTGCTCGAGCTCGTCGTTGGTCGTGATGCTCCAGGTGCGGCCGCCAACGGGGCGCAGCCACCCCTCGGCGCAGTTCTCGACGAGTCGCTCGAGGCCCTCGCAGTCGGTGAAACCGGACCGGTTGTTCGGAAAGGCTTCGTAGTAGATCCCGTTGAGCATGCCGGCCAGCTCGGCGTCGACCTGTGGCAGGTGACCGTTCGCGACCTGGAGAAAGGAGGAGCCGAACCGCTCGTCGAAGGCGCGGACGTATTCCTTCTGCCAGGCGACGAGGAGCGCCTGCTCGTCGGGATCGTCGGCGAAGGGGACGCCGTCGTCGTCGAGGTCGGGATCGCCCTCGACCGTCTCCTCGAGCATCCAGTTCACGTAGAGATAATCGGTGAAGTAGTCGTGGAAGACCCCGTCGAGCACGTACCCGGTGGCCTGCTGGTAGCGTTCGTAGAGCGAGACGATCTCGTCGATGAGGTCGCGGTTCAGTTCGCCGCCGGTGATCGGGTCGAGAAAGATCGCCTCCGGCCAGATCTGGAAGGTGTCGCCGGTGTCGGTCCACGCCCAGTCGTCGCGGACGGCGCGCCAGATGTCGAGCGCGAAGGGGAGGGTCGTTTCGAGGTAGACCGTGTCGGGCCAGAGCAGCCCCTGGTTGAGGACGCCCTGGTAGCCGAGAACCCGGATGTCGGGATTCAGTTCGCGCAGCCTCGCGAGGATCGGGACGCCGACGGGGGAGAAGCAGTATGCGGTGGGAACGACGATGTACTCGGCCTCGGCCGCTTCCGACAGCGTCTTTTCGTCCCAGTCGAAGAAGGAGCGCCAGTGGACGACGCCCTTCCGCGGCCAGGAAACGTTTTCCGGTGCCCCTCCCTGCGCGAGGGGATTGTCGGCCCTCTCCGCTCCGCAGGCGGCGGCGGCGAAGGCGAGCGCGAGCACGAGCGCGACTCTGAGACGCATTATGCGGTCCTTCGATGCGAGCAGTGCAACCTCGGGGCCCCGGGATGCTTCCCGTCCCGCCCCGGGGAGGGCTCTACCAGGAAGTATGGGGAATTCCGGGAAACCGTCACCCCCGATGCCGTACGGCCGTTTGTTCCCCCACGCGGGAGGCTGCAATGGCCGTGCCCGAATTCGGCCGTGAACGGAAGCCCGCTCTCGTGTACAATAGTGCTCCGGCTCGCCGGGGGCAAACGGAACGTCGGCCCGGCCTGGCGCGAAGGGCAACGAAAGGAAGGTTGCATGCAGCAGTATCTCCATCTCGTATACGGATGGCTGCTCTCGAGCGGCCTGCGGATCCTCGTGATCGTCGTGGGATCGTTCATCGTGATCCGCCTCTTCTCGCTCCTGATCCGGCGGTCGAAGCGCCGCATCGAGTCGATGCACGCCGAGGACATCGAGCGCCAGAAGCGGGCCGAGACCCTCGGGCGGATCCTCGAGACGACGATGCGCATCGTCGTGCTGACCGCCGTCCTGCTCATGATCCTCAAGGAGATCGGGATCGACATCGGGCCGCTCCTGGCCGGCGCGGGGGTCGTCGGCCTCGCCGTCGGCTTCGGCGGGCAGAGCCTCGTCAAGGACGTCATCGGCGGCTTCTTCATCCTCCTCGAGAACCACATGAACGTGGGGGACGTCGTCGAGATCGCCGGCAAGAGCGGCCTCGTCGAGTCGATCAACCTCCGAGTGACGACGCTCCGCGATCTCGAGGGGAAGGTCCACGTGGTGCCGAACGGGGAGATCACCACCCTCACCAACATGACGAAGGAATGGTCGCGGGCCCTCGTCGAGATCGGCGTCGCATACAAGGAGGACATCGACATGGTGATCGGCATCCTCGGCGAGGTGGCGGCGGAAATGAGGGAGGACGCCGAGTACGGACCGATGATGCTCGAGCCCCTCGAGGTGCTCGGCCTCGATTCCTTCGGCGATTCCTCGGTGAACATCAAGGTGATGATGAAGACGCTGCCGATCAAGCAATGGGCGGTCGCGAGGGAATTCCGCCGCCGCGTGAAGAAGACGTTCGACGAGCGGGGGATCGAGATCCCCTTCCCGCACGTCACCCTCTACATGGGAGAGGGCGAGAACACCGGCGTTCTCACCGTGGCGAATCGTCGATCGCCGGACACGGAAGGCGGCGCGTAGCGTCGTCGGCTCGTCCGGCGCCGCCGGACCCCGTGCAGCCTCACCCGTATCGGATGTAGACGATCGAGAGGGCCGGCCGGCGCGCCGGGGCGCCCGATTCGCGCATCCGAACGACCGCCGACGCCCCCGGGGCGGGATAGGCGGCGCGGAGCGCCACGCCGTGGTTCGACGCGGGGATCGAGATCCACGACTGGACGAGCGATGCGGGGAGCGTGAAGACCGCCGCCGTGTCCCCCGGCGCGATCGTCGCCTGCGCGATCACGCCGCCCGCCGTATCCCCTCCCTGCACGTTCCACGGCACGAGGCCGTCGATCGTGTTCCAGGAGACTCCGCCGGCCGCTCCTCCCGTTCCCTCGACCCACGTGCCCGGCACGAAGCCGGGGACGGTCGTCTCGTAGAGACTCGCGACGAAAGGTTCGTCGATCGATTCGATCCAGACGGCGAGATCGGCGGAGACGACGTACCAGCAGTTGGTGAGGGAGGCGAGGTCGAATCTCACAAGGACGCGGCTCTCGAAGAAACCGTCGCCAGCCTCGCGCGTTCCGAGCGTGTCGAGGGCGGCCGTGCCGAAGTTGCCGCCGCGGATCTCCTCGGTCGGACCATCCTTGATCGCCGCGTCGCGCGTGCCGGCGTAGAGGGCGGAGGGAAGCAGCCCGTCCTGGAAGGCGACGCGCGTGGTGTCGCGCTCCTCGGCCACGGGACCGGCCGGATCGTCGCTCCCGCAGGCGGCTATCGCGAGCGCGGCGGCGATGAGGACCGTCCTGGCGGCGGCCTGTCGGGCGCGGATGGTGAACGGCATAGGTCTGCTCCCTTCTTCGCGGCAGGACACAGGTATACACCAGGCGGGGCGTGCGGGGCAAGGGGGAAGAAACCGCGGGCGGGCGCCGGTGGGCCGGATGCGCGCCGGCCGGGCCCGGAAGCCCGGCCGTTCGCGCGTACGGACGGAACGGGGAGGGTTTCAGAACCCGTTCCGCGTGCGGGGACGTTGCGGCGCCCCCGAAAAAAAGATGCCCGGTCGGCTCCTCAACGCCGGGCGCCCCTCGGGCGGGCCGCCCGGTAGGCCGGGCGCGAGGCGGTGCGGCGCGTGCTGCTGGCGCCGCCGATTCGCTGTCCCATCGCGGGGGACTTGCGCGGGGCGGAGGCGCGCCGCGTGAAGAACCCGCGTTTCGTCATGCGGGCGTCGGGTTGGCGGAGCCGATCGAACGAGAGTCCGTGGGAATCGCTGGCCGGATTCCGCAGGACCCTCGTGCCGCGGGTCGCGCCGTCGCGCGTCCTCGCGGTGATGGGGAAGTATCGCTCGGTCTTCCCCTTGTGGATGAATCCGGAAGCGTCGACCGTGTGCCGGGCGTGGGTCCGCCGTCCGGTTGTCGAGCGCTGCATTACGGCGCCACCGGATCTCCGTCCGACGGTCGAAAGCCCCTGGAGGGCGTTCCCCCGGCCGCCGGCGATCTCTGACCATCGCGCGTCGAGGCCGTCGCCCGCCCGCATCGCGAAATCGACGAAGGACGTTCCGTCCGGCGTCTCGGCGAACGCGGGGGAGACAGGCGACAGCAACAGCACGATCGATGCAAGGAAGAGATAACGCATCATCGTTTCCTCGTGTGTATCTATCTCGAATAGACTGGTAGACGGATTTAGAAATATCAGAAACGTCGCGCAGAGAAGAAGAGGAGGGTCGTTCTGATTTCTAAATCTATTCTATCATATCGGCGGAAGCGGTGTCAATGGGGTGCTCGTCCGCGGGCGCGGCGGGCGAGCGAAACGGGAAACGCCGGTGATTTGATGCATGGGCTAGCGGGGACGCGGGCGGCGGTGCGTCCGCGCCCGGTTGACAGCCCCGCCCCTGTCGTGCGCATAATGACGGCCATGGAACCGCGACGCGTACTGGTCCTCGGTCCGGCGCCGCCTCCGATCGGGGGGGACACCGTCTCCACGCGCTACCTTCTCCGCAGCCGGTACTGGGCGGAGAACGGGTTCGCGCTCGACCACGTCGACACCTCCGGCGGCGGCGCGGTCCGCCTCACCCACGATCCCCTTTCGGCGCGGGACCTCGTGCGCGGCCTGCGGATCCTCGCGCGTTTCCTCCGGCGGCTTCCCGCCGCGGA
The window above is part of the Candidatus Krumholzibacteriota bacterium genome. Proteins encoded here:
- a CDS encoding mechanosensitive ion channel family protein produces the protein MQQYLHLVYGWLLSSGLRILVIVVGSFIVIRLFSLLIRRSKRRIESMHAEDIERQKRAETLGRILETTMRIVVLTAVLLMILKEIGIDIGPLLAGAGVVGLAVGFGGQSLVKDVIGGFFILLENHMNVGDVVEIAGKSGLVESINLRVTTLRDLEGKVHVVPNGEITTLTNMTKEWSRALVEIGVAYKEDIDMVIGILGEVAAEMREDAEYGPMMLEPLEVLGLDSFGDSSVNIKVMMKTLPIKQWAVAREFRRRVKKTFDERGIEIPFPHVTLYMGEGENTGVLTVANRRSPDTEGGA
- a CDS encoding S8 family serine peptidase, with protein sequence RPATAAGDRNAALRALAGELDARSRASREAAVALASAGGWETRLVSPDGRVMELQGLQDGLPLFYIMDNADAARSTRTDSVQLLIGGGAGFTIGLWDGDGPRLTHREIAPRATWNDPASFSDGTHATHVAGILIGAGVDPRARGMAPEASLNSWEWTDDLGEMASAAAGGLRISNHSYGHVRGWLTSYDPPYWFGDVAISKTRDYLFGFYSEETRGWDEVLSAAPYYLAVVSAGNDRNDAVEPGTRHRYWDDVAGTWAYSTDTREPDGGALGFDCLPDGNGTAKNTLVVAAAEDVPDYGGPDSVGMSYFSSWGPTDDGRIKPDIAGNGVALFSASNASDSSYVVYSGTSMASPNVCGSLALLQDYYTDVHGTPMRAATLKALALHTAREAGPAPGPDYMFGWGLLDALAAWRLIAADEEGTKGLIQELSLDEGEQIELYYESDGTAPLRATISWTDPPGEVPEPALDPREPRLVNDLDLRIARDGGGGEEHLPWRLDPDDPAAPAARGDNAADNVEQVVVDFPEAGVYILRVTHKKSLEGGAQDFSLVVSGGVRARTWHVFPDGSGDAPDVASAVAAAAPGDQIFLFPGIHEAHDVVVDKPLVIRGAGGRVATVVDAGGRGRGFLLGAGTGPVLLADLTVRGGVAPAAGRGRGGGVLVTGPGVTIDNCLVADCRAAAGGGIAAVGAAPAIRGCRIEGNSAGEGGGIYLLGADAAVSKCVIAWNEATISGGGVYAEGAAPRIARSTIARNRARAGGGVAAGPNAEIAVESSIVAFNGGGGLHAGRMGEVSVSCSDVWGNEDGDWTGESRDGTGTDGVIAADPAFCGEETMDIADSSPCRPAGNPCGVLMGAGEVSCHTRSYWYVRADGAGDMPTIQAAIDGAAPGDTILLAPGTYTGTGNREINFMGKQLVLRSEAGPELTVIDCFDPTGEAFHGFFFNHGEDTLSVLSGVTVTGAAGGGVVIQDASPLVTGCIVSGNRYDGGYRGGGIYVNSSSAVIRDCRITGNAASPNGGGIYCTGAEPLVERCIVSGNTATDYGGGVGVRSSSAITFRSCRIEENTATGNSGGGIHGLYSDMVVEDCLFLGNHAGAIGGGLYNGMGNTCVVTNTIIAFNTASSAGAGVYSARDLFMEACTVAGNSSPWYGSGLELYNGADNEIVRTIVAFNGPAQGIYSISGEAVVSCSDVYGNEGGGYGGGTPDQTGLNDNIAADPLFCDLDAESFGLLALSPCLPVESPCGELIGARGAGCGLLPDLVVSTVRAETTEAAGEDTVAVDVVVRNEGDAAADTFLVELSAYDVIQEETLADPPVNELLAMVPGLAPGESATMRFLLARAAPASWYGTAVADPNDDVAESDEMHNEGAPVRIVWGAPAGGELFTQMRPPWPNPTSGETGILFEIRERCPVEIVVYDVAGRRVRVLQRGVVEAGRHHAAWDGRNEAGRAAAPGIYFVRFRAGAVERTRKVILLR
- a CDS encoding FHA domain-containing protein, which produces MTITNGCFAGLEIAIRKDATTLGSSVDNDICLDHAFVAGQHAVIRRRGGGYQIEDLNTRHGTALNGREIHRNDLQNNDRIRIGNFELRFHC
- a CDS encoding MFS transporter — its product is MELFERGAYYGLNAVLAIYLSGKVADGGLGFREDMVGLLQGFVYAVTYVFPILGGALADRYGYRRMLLAAFSLLTAGYFISGHVTSYGIIFASLLLMATGSGLFKPIISGTIARSTTEKNSGFGFGVYYWMINLGALVAPLVAGWLYRGFSWRWVFIASSLYCFAMLIPTIFIYRDPPKPKSTKSLGEVLGGAIMVLSDARFMLLIFVYSCFWILYFQNFGSVLWYLRDFIDPAPVNRFFARIGLGGFALGPEHVTVINAGTIVVLQVLVNLVVKRFKALPTMVGGVLIGALGFLVLASSQHAWIFILGIAVFSIGEMTCHPKYYSYIGLVAPQDKKAVYMGYAFLYGVIGSLVGSNVGGEAYNAILKPLLRRPDFNPALGMLSPEIVSTLRNFWLVFAVLGVATMLLLLLYNRVFGEDTTATRAKARGAMFFIYGLLIVLSGLMPWFVWRSKGLIPPKTWIQAFIMLSIGVGGLFTLLRKPREETA
- a CDS encoding DNRLRE domain-containing protein, translating into MPFTIRARQAAARTVLIAAALAIAACGSDDPAGPVAEERDTTRVAFQDGLLPSALYAGTRDAAIKDGPTEEIRGGNFGTAALDTLGTREAGDGFFESRVLVRFDLASLTNCWYVVSADLAVWIESIDEPFVASLYETTVPGFVPGTWVEGTGGAAGGVSWNTIDGLVPWNVQGGDTAGGVIAQATIAPGDTAAVFTLPASLVQSWISIPASNHGVALRAAYPAPGASAVVRMRESGAPARRPALSIVYIRYG